In Mycobacterium tuberculosis H37Rv, a single window of DNA contains:
- a CDS encoding conjugal transfer protein codes for MLGDTEVLANLRVLQTELTGAGILEPLLSADGTTDVLVTAPDSVWVDDGNGLRRSQIRFADESAVRRLAQRLALAAGRRLDDAQPWVDGQLTGIGVGGFAVRLHAVLPPVATQGTCLSLRVLRPATQDLAALAAAGAIDPAAAALVADIVTARLAFLVCGGTGAGKTTLLAAMLGAVSPDERIVCVEDAAELAPRHPHLVKLVARRANVEGIGEVTVRQLVRQALRMRPDRIVVGEVRGAEVVDLLAALNTGHEGGAGTVHANNPGEVPARMEALGALGGLDRAALHSQLAAAVQVLLHVARDRAGRRRLAEIAVLRQAEGRVQAVTVWHADRGMSDDAAALHDLLRSRASA; via the coding sequence ATGCTCGGCGACACCGAAGTGCTGGCGAATCTTCGTGTGCTGCAGACAGAACTGACCGGCGCTGGCATCCTCGAACCGCTGCTATCCGCAGACGGCACCACCGACGTTCTGGTCACCGCGCCCGACTCGGTGTGGGTGGACGACGGAAACGGATTGCGACGCAGCCAGATTCGGTTTGCTGACGAGTCAGCGGTGCGAAGGTTGGCACAACGGCTGGCTTTGGCGGCCGGCCGTCGGCTCGACGACGCGCAACCCTGGGTGGACGGTCAACTAACCGGGATCGGCGTCGGAGGGTTCGCGGTGCGGCTGCATGCGGTGTTGCCGCCCGTGGCGACCCAGGGCACTTGCTTGTCGTTGCGGGTGTTGCGTCCCGCGACTCAGGATCTGGCCGCGTTGGCTGCGGCGGGCGCGATCGACCCCGCGGCCGCCGCGCTGGTCGCCGACATCGTCACCGCCCGGCTGGCATTCCTCGTGTGCGGCGGAACCGGTGCCGGGAAGACAACGTTGCTGGCAGCGATGTTGGGCGCCGTGTCGCCCGATGAGCGGATCGTGTGCGTCGAGGATGCCGCCGAGCTGGCCCCTCGGCATCCACATCTGGTCAAGCTGGTTGCGCGGCGTGCGAACGTCGAAGGAATCGGTGAGGTAACCGTGCGTCAACTCGTCCGACAGGCGCTGCGGATGCGGCCCGACCGCATCGTGGTCGGTGAGGTTAGGGGAGCCGAGGTGGTGGATCTGTTGGCGGCGCTCAATACCGGTCACGAGGGCGGCGCGGGCACCGTACACGCCAACAACCCGGGTGAGGTCCCTGCACGCATGGAAGCGTTGGGGGCGCTCGGCGGCCTTGACCGCGCTGCTCTGCACAGCCAGCTCGCCGCGGCAGTCCAAGTCCTGCTGCACGTCGCGCGCGATCGGGCAGGCCGTCGCCGGCTCGCCGAGATCGCCGTGCTGCGCCAAGCTGAAGGGCGGGTCCAGGCGGTGACGGTGTGGCACGCGGACCGTGGGATGAGTGACGACGCGGCCGCCCTGCACGATTTGCTGAGAAGCCGGGCATCGGCATGA
- the PE33 gene encoding PE family protein PE33 (Member of the Mycobacterium tuberculosis PE family, PGRS subfamily of ala-, gly-rich proteins), producing the protein MSFVIAAPEALDSAATDLVVLGSTLGAATAAAAAQTTGIVAAAHDEVSAAIAALFSAHGQAYQAASAQAAAFHTRFIRARSRHPQQETTCRRVR; encoded by the coding sequence GTGTCGTTTGTGATCGCGGCGCCGGAGGCGTTGGACTCGGCAGCAACGGACCTCGTGGTCCTGGGCTCGACGTTAGGCGCGGCCACTGCGGCCGCGGCGGCCCAGACGACGGGTATCGTGGCCGCGGCCCACGACGAGGTGTCGGCGGCGATCGCAGCCCTGTTTTCCGCCCACGGCCAGGCCTATCAGGCCGCCAGCGCGCAGGCCGCGGCGTTTCACACCCGGTTCATCCGTGCGCGCTCCCGACATCCGCAGCAGGAAACGACCTGTCGCCGTGTGCGATAG
- the PE_PGRS61 gene encoding PE-PGRS family-related protein PE_PGRS61 (Member of the Mycobacterium tuberculosis PE family, PGRS subfamily of ala-, gly-rich proteins) gives MLNAPTQALLGRPLVGNGANGAPGTGANGGDGGILFGSGGAGGSGAAGMAGGNGGAAGLFGNGGAGGAGGSATAGAAGAGGNGGAGGLLFGTAGAGGNGGLSLGLGVAGGAGGAGGSGGSDTAGHGGTGGAGGLLFGAGEDGTTPGGNGGAGGVAGLFGDGGNGGNAGVGTPAGNVGAGGTGGLLLGQDGMTGLT, from the coding sequence TTGCTGAATGCGCCCACTCAGGCGCTGTTGGGGCGTCCGTTGGTGGGCAATGGCGCCAATGGGGCCCCGGGGACTGGGGCAAACGGCGGCGATGGCGGGATTTTGTTCGGGTCCGGGGGGGCCGGCGGGTCCGGAGCGGCCGGCATGGCGGGTGGCAACGGCGGGGCCGCCGGGCTGTTCGGCAACGGCGGAGCCGGCGGAGCCGGCGGCAGCGCGACGGCCGGTGCGGCCGGGGCGGGCGGGAACGGCGGGGCCGGCGGGCTGCTGTTCGGTACCGCCGGGGCCGGCGGCAACGGCGGGTTAAGCCTCGGTTTGGGCGTCGCCGGCGGCGCCGGCGGCGCCGGCGGGTCGGGCGGTAGTGACACCGCCGGACACGGGGGGACCGGTGGTGCCGGCGGCCTGCTATTCGGCGCCGGCGAGGACGGCACAACGCCCGGTGGCAACGGTGGGGCGGGCGGTGTCGCCGGGCTGTTCGGCGACGGCGGCAACGGTGGTAACGCCGGAGTTGGCACGCCCGCGGGCAACGTCGGCGCCGGCGGCACCGGCGGCCTGCTGCTCGGCCAGGACGGCATGACCGGGTTGACGTAG
- the dppC gene encoding dipeptide ABC transporter permease DppC — translation MIAAALILLILVVAAFPSLFTAADPTYADPSQSMLAPSAAHWFGTDLQGHDIYSRTVYGARASVTVGLGATLAVFVVGGALGALAGFYGSWIDAVVSRVTDVFLGLPLLLAAIVLMQVMHHRTVWTVIAILALFGWPQVARIARGAVLEVRASDYVLAAKALGLNRFQILLRHALPNAVGPVIAVATVALGIFIVTEATLSYLGVGLPTSVVSWGGDINVAQTRLRSGSPILFYPAGALAITVLAFMMMGDALRDALDPASRAWRA, via the coding sequence GTGATCGCCGCGGCGCTGATCCTGCTGATTCTTGTCGTGGCGGCGTTTCCGTCGTTGTTTACCGCAGCCGATCCCACCTATGCCGATCCCAGCCAAAGCATGCTTGCGCCATCGGCCGCGCACTGGTTCGGCACCGACCTGCAGGGCCACGACATCTATTCGCGCACGGTGTATGGTGCGCGGGCTTCGGTCACGGTCGGGTTGGGGGCAACGCTGGCCGTGTTCGTCGTGGGCGGGGCGTTAGGCGCATTGGCCGGTTTTTACGGGAGCTGGATCGATGCGGTGGTTTCGCGGGTCACCGATGTGTTTCTCGGCTTGCCGTTGCTGTTGGCCGCCATCGTGCTCATGCAAGTCATGCATCACCGCACGGTGTGGACGGTGATCGCCATCTTGGCATTGTTCGGCTGGCCGCAAGTGGCCAGGATCGCGCGCGGTGCGGTGCTCGAGGTGCGTGCCAGCGATTACGTCCTTGCAGCTAAGGCATTGGGGTTGAATAGGTTTCAGATTCTGCTTCGGCACGCGCTGCCCAACGCCGTGGGCCCGGTGATCGCGGTGGCTACCGTCGCTCTGGGGATCTTCATCGTCACCGAGGCCACGCTGTCCTACCTCGGGGTCGGATTGCCGACGTCGGTGGTGTCCTGGGGTGGCGACATCAATGTCGCGCAGACCCGGCTACGGTCGGGCTCGCCAATTTTGTTCTATCCTGCGGGCGCGCTGGCGATTACGGTGCTGGCGTTCATGATGATGGGCGACGCTTTGCGCGACGCGCTGGATCCGGCTTCGCGGGCATGGCGGGCATGA
- the dppA gene encoding dipeptide ABC transporter substrate-binding lipoprotein DppA: MVRQMRAALAALATGLLVLAPVAGCGGGVLSPDVVLVNGGEPPNPLIPTGTNDSNGGRIIDRLFAGLMSYDAVGKPSLEVAQSIESADNVNYRITVKPGWKFTDGSPVTAHSFVDAWNYGALSTNAQLQQHFFSPIEGFDDVAGAPGDKSRTTMSGLRVVNDLEFTVRLKAPTIDFTLRLGHSSFYPLPDSAFRDMAAFGRNPIGNGPYKLADGPAGPAWEHNVRIDLVPNPDYHGNRKPRNKGLRFEFYANLDTAYADLLSGNLDVLDTIPPSALTVYQRDLGDHATSGPAAINQTLDTPLRLPHFGGEEGRLRRLALSAAINRPQICQQIFAGTRSPARDFTARSLPGFDPNLPGNEVLDYDPQRARRLWAQADAISPWSGRYAIAYNADAGHRDWVDAVANSIKNVLGIDAVAAPQPTFAGFRTQITNRAIDSAFRAGWRGDYPSMIEFLAPLFTAGAGSNDVGYINPEFDAALAAAEAAPTLTESHELVNDAQRILFHDMPVVPLWDYISVVGWSSQVSNVTVTWNGLPDYENIVKA, from the coding sequence ATGGTGCGTCAGATGCGGGCGGCCCTGGCAGCCCTTGCCACCGGATTGCTGGTGCTTGCGCCAGTGGCCGGTTGTGGCGGCGGTGTCCTGAGCCCTGACGTGGTGCTGGTCAACGGCGGGGAACCGCCCAACCCGCTGATCCCGACCGGCACCAACGACAGCAACGGTGGGCGCATCATCGATCGGTTGTTCGCCGGCCTGATGTCCTATGACGCCGTTGGCAAGCCGTCGCTGGAGGTCGCGCAGTCAATCGAGAGCGCCGATAACGTCAACTACCGGATCACTGTCAAACCCGGCTGGAAGTTCACCGACGGCTCGCCGGTGACGGCCCACTCGTTCGTCGACGCGTGGAACTACGGAGCCCTGAGCACCAATGCCCAACTGCAGCAGCACTTTTTCAGCCCGATCGAAGGGTTCGATGACGTGGCCGGCGCGCCAGGGGATAAGAGCCGGACCACCATGTCCGGGTTGCGCGTGGTCAACGACCTGGAGTTCACCGTGCGGCTTAAGGCGCCGACCATCGACTTCACGTTGCGCCTTGGCCACAGCTCGTTTTATCCGCTGCCGGACTCCGCATTTCGGGACATGGCCGCGTTCGGCCGCAACCCGATCGGCAACGGCCCGTACAAACTCGCCGACGGCCCAGCCGGGCCGGCCTGGGAACACAACGTCAGAATCGACCTGGTGCCCAACCCCGACTACCACGGCAACCGCAAGCCCCGTAACAAAGGTTTGCGATTCGAGTTCTACGCCAATCTGGACACCGCCTATGCCGACTTGCTGTCCGGCAATCTCGATGTCCTGGACACGATTCCGCCGAGCGCGTTGACGGTCTACCAGCGCGACCTGGGCGACCACGCTACCAGCGGGCCCGCAGCGATCAATCAGACCCTCGACACTCCGTTGCGGCTGCCGCATTTCGGTGGCGAGGAGGGGCGGCTGCGCCGGTTGGCGCTGTCGGCCGCCATCAACCGGCCGCAAATCTGCCAGCAGATCTTCGCCGGAACCCGCAGTCCGGCCCGCGATTTCACCGCCCGGTCGTTGCCGGGCTTCGATCCCAACCTGCCGGGCAACGAGGTGCTGGACTACGACCCGCAGCGGGCTCGGCGGCTCTGGGCGCAGGCCGATGCGATCTCACCGTGGAGCGGCCGGTACGCGATCGCCTATAACGCTGACGCTGGCCATCGGGATTGGGTGGACGCGGTGGCCAACAGCATCAAGAACGTGTTGGGCATCGATGCGGTGGCCGCGCCGCAGCCCACCTTCGCCGGATTTCGCACCCAGATCACCAACCGCGCCATCGACAGTGCATTTCGCGCTGGATGGCGGGGCGACTACCCGTCGATGATCGAGTTTCTCGCTCCGCTGTTCACCGCCGGCGCCGGATCCAACGACGTCGGCTACATCAACCCGGAATTCGACGCGGCGCTGGCCGCCGCCGAAGCCGCCCCCACGTTAACCGAATCCCACGAGCTGGTCAACGACGCGCAGCGAATCCTGTTTCACGACATGCCAGTTGTGCCGCTCTGGGATTACATCAGTGTCGTCGGATGGTCGTCGCAAGTCAGCAACGTCACCGTCACCTGGAATGGTCTGCCCGACTACGAGAACATCGTCAAGGCCTGA
- the dppD gene encoding dipeptide ABC transporter ATP-binding protein DppD translates to MSVPAAPLLSVEGLEVTFGTDAPAVCGVDLAVRSGQTVAVVGESGSGKSTTAAAILGLLPAGGRITAGRVVFDGRDITGADAKRLRSIRGREIGYVPQDPMTNLNPVWKVGFQVTEALRANTDGRAARRRAVELLAEAGLPDPAKQAGRYPHQLSGGMCQRALIAIGLAGRPRLLIADEPTSALDVTVQRQVLDHLQGLTDELGTALLLITHDLALAAQRAEAVVVVRRGVVVESGAAQSILQSPQHEYTRRLVAAAPSLTARSRRPPESRSRATTQAGDILVVSELTKIYRESRGAPWRRVESRAVDGVSFRLPRASTLAIVGESGSGKSTLARMVLGLLQPTSGTVVFDGTYDVGALARDQVLAFRRRVQPVFQNPYSSLDPMYSVFRAIEEPLRVHHVGDRRQRQRAVRELVDQVALPSSILGRRPRELSGGQRQRVAIARALALRPEVLVCDEAVSALDVLVQAQILDLLADLQADLGLTYLFISHDLAVIRQIADDVLVMRAGRVVEHASTEEVFSRPRHEYTRQLLQAIPGAPSAPRKVGNL, encoded by the coding sequence ATGAGCGTCCCAGCAGCGCCGCTGTTGTCGGTGGAGGGCCTGGAAGTTACGTTCGGCACCGATGCTCCCGCCGTGTGTGGGGTGGATCTGGCCGTCCGGAGCGGTCAAACCGTCGCCGTGGTGGGTGAGTCCGGGTCGGGCAAATCCACGACGGCCGCGGCGATTCTTGGGTTGCTTCCGGCTGGTGGACGGATCACCGCTGGACGCGTTGTGTTCGACGGGCGCGACATCACCGGGGCCGATGCCAAGCGGCTACGGTCGATAAGGGGACGGGAGATCGGCTATGTTCCCCAGGATCCGATGACCAACCTCAATCCGGTTTGGAAGGTCGGCTTTCAGGTCACAGAAGCGTTGCGGGCCAATACCGACGGTCGCGCAGCACGACGACGGGCGGTGGAGCTACTCGCTGAGGCGGGCCTGCCGGATCCGGCGAAGCAAGCCGGACGCTACCCGCATCAGCTGTCCGGCGGCATGTGCCAGCGGGCGTTGATTGCGATCGGCTTGGCGGGCAGGCCGCGGCTGCTGATCGCCGATGAGCCGACGTCCGCGTTGGATGTCACCGTGCAGCGGCAGGTGCTCGATCATCTTCAGGGACTCACCGACGAACTAGGCACCGCGCTGCTACTGATCACCCACGATCTGGCGTTGGCCGCGCAGCGGGCCGAGGCTGTCGTCGTCGTCCGTCGTGGAGTGGTGGTGGAATCCGGTGCGGCGCAGTCAATCCTGCAAAGCCCTCAGCACGAGTACACCCGGCGCCTGGTGGCCGCGGCTCCATCGCTGACGGCGCGCAGCAGACGTCCGCCGGAATCCCGGTCACGGGCAACCACGCAGGCCGGCGACATTCTCGTCGTCTCGGAGCTGACCAAGATTTACCGGGAGTCCCGCGGCGCACCGTGGCGGCGGGTGGAGTCTCGCGCCGTCGACGGAGTGTCATTCCGGCTACCGCGGGCGAGCACCCTGGCAATCGTCGGCGAATCCGGGTCAGGCAAGTCGACGCTAGCGCGGATGGTGCTTGGGCTGCTCCAACCTACCTCGGGCACGGTCGTTTTCGACGGCACCTACGACGTCGGCGCGCTGGCCCGGGACCAGGTGCTGGCCTTTCGCCGCCGGGTCCAGCCGGTGTTCCAAAACCCATACAGCAGCCTGGATCCCATGTACTCGGTGTTTCGCGCCATCGAGGAACCGTTACGCGTCCATCACGTCGGTGACCGCCGGCAGCGGCAAAGGGCGGTGCGTGAGCTGGTCGATCAGGTGGCGCTGCCGTCGTCGATACTGGGCCGGCGGCCCCGTGAGCTGTCGGGTGGTCAGCGGCAGCGGGTAGCGATCGCGCGTGCGCTGGCGCTGCGCCCGGAGGTATTGGTGTGCGACGAAGCGGTGTCGGCGCTCGACGTATTGGTGCAGGCACAGATCCTGGATCTGCTGGCCGATCTGCAGGCCGACCTGGGTTTGACGTATTTGTTCATCAGCCATGATCTGGCGGTGATCCGGCAGATTGCCGACGACGTCCTGGTCATGCGGGCCGGCCGGGTGGTGGAGCACGCCTCTACCGAGGAGGTGTTCAGCCGGCCCCGCCACGAGTACACCCGCCAGTTGCTTCAGGCCATTCCCGGTGCCCCCTCAGCTCCCCGAAAGGTTGGCAACCTGTGA
- a CDS encoding transmembrane protein, translating to MSGIASAALILSLALVVLPGSPRCRLTPDDTGRRVLLVGARRVAWGVGCVAVGVAALLPLPTVVAVAVLGATLGLRYRRRRRYLRRSREGQALEAALELVVGELRAGAHPVRAFSIAADETGGPVAVALRAVAARARLGADVTAGLLAAARSSALPAYWERLAVCWQLGSDHGLAIASLMRAAQRDVAERQRFSARVSAGMAGARASAAILAILPLLGVLLGQLIGARPLSFLLTGRVGGWLLVVGLTLACAGLLWSDRITDRPVL from the coding sequence ATGAGCGGTATAGCGTCCGCTGCCCTGATTTTGTCGCTTGCGCTCGTGGTGTTGCCCGGGTCGCCGCGGTGCCGCCTTACTCCAGACGACACCGGCCGGCGGGTGCTTCTGGTCGGCGCCCGGCGGGTTGCCTGGGGTGTTGGCTGTGTCGCGGTTGGTGTGGCAGCCTTGCTACCGTTACCGACCGTTGTGGCTGTCGCGGTGCTGGGCGCAACACTCGGCCTGCGCTACCGCCGGCGTCGCCGCTACCTGCGCCGCAGCCGCGAGGGGCAGGCGCTGGAGGCCGCGCTTGAGCTGGTGGTGGGTGAACTGCGCGCGGGCGCCCATCCAGTCCGCGCATTCAGCATCGCGGCCGACGAGACCGGCGGCCCGGTTGCCGTTGCCTTGCGCGCGGTCGCGGCGCGGGCACGATTGGGTGCCGACGTCACGGCTGGCCTGCTCGCTGCGGCCCGATCCTCGGCGCTGCCCGCGTACTGGGAGCGGCTCGCGGTCTGCTGGCAACTGGGCAGTGATCACGGCTTGGCGATAGCCAGTTTGATGCGTGCCGCCCAACGTGATGTCGCTGAGCGGCAACGGTTCTCCGCGCGGGTGTCAGCGGGGATGGCCGGTGCCCGGGCCAGTGCGGCCATATTGGCAATCCTGCCGCTGCTCGGGGTGCTGCTTGGTCAACTGATCGGCGCCCGGCCGCTGAGCTTTCTGCTGACGGGACGCGTGGGCGGATGGCTGCTGGTGGTCGGGCTGACACTGGCCTGCGCCGGGCTGCTGTGGTCGGACCGGATCACCGATCGGCCAGTGTTGTGA
- the dppB gene encoding dipeptide ABC transporter permease DppB: protein MGWYVARRVAVMVPVFLGATLLIYGMVFLLPGDPVAALAGDRPLTPAVAAQLRSHYHLDDPFLVQYLRYLGGILHGDLGRAYSGLPVSAVLAHAFPVTIRLALIALAVEAVLGIGFGVIAGLRQGGIFDSAVLVTGLVIIAIPIFVLGFLAQFLFGVQLEIAPVTVGERASVGRLLLPGIVLGAMSFAYVVRLTRSAVAANAHADYVRTATAKGLSRPRVVTVHILRNSLIPVVTFLGADLGALMGGAIVTEGIFNIHGVGGVLYQAVTRQETPTVVSIVTVLVLIYLITNLLVDLLYAALDPRIRYG from the coding sequence ATGGGCTGGTATGTTGCGCGCCGAGTCGCCGTGATGGTGCCGGTTTTCCTGGGCGCGACACTGCTGATCTACGGCATGGTCTTTCTGCTGCCCGGTGACCCAGTTGCCGCGCTGGCGGGCGACCGTCCGTTGACTCCCGCGGTGGCCGCGCAGCTGCGTTCGCATTACCACCTCGACGATCCGTTCCTCGTGCAATACTTGCGCTATCTGGGCGGAATTCTGCACGGTGACTTGGGTCGTGCGTATTCTGGGCTGCCGGTCAGTGCCGTTCTGGCGCATGCGTTTCCGGTCACCATCAGGCTGGCCTTGATCGCCCTGGCGGTGGAGGCAGTGCTCGGAATCGGATTCGGCGTGATCGCCGGCCTACGTCAGGGTGGAATCTTCGATTCCGCGGTGCTGGTTACCGGACTTGTCATTATTGCGATCCCCATCTTCGTGCTGGGCTTTCTGGCGCAGTTCTTATTCGGGGTCCAGCTCGAAATCGCGCCGGTCACGGTGGGCGAACGGGCGAGCGTCGGCCGCCTGCTGCTACCCGGGATCGTGCTGGGCGCCATGTCATTCGCCTACGTGGTGCGATTGACCCGCTCGGCGGTGGCGGCCAACGCACACGCTGACTATGTCCGCACCGCCACCGCCAAGGGGTTGTCGCGGCCCCGGGTGGTGACGGTGCACATTCTGCGCAATTCGCTGATTCCGGTGGTGACCTTCCTGGGCGCGGATCTGGGCGCGCTGATGGGCGGAGCGATTGTGACCGAAGGAATCTTCAACATCCACGGCGTCGGGGGCGTGCTGTATCAAGCGGTCACGCGTCAGGAGACGCCGACGGTGGTGTCGATCGTGACGGTGCTGGTGCTGATCTACCTGATCACCAATCTGTTGGTGGATCTGCTGTATGCGGCCCTGGACCCGCGGATCCGCTATGGCTGA
- a CDS encoding membrane protein, with product MALWLGAGPSVVRARAGRPPRAHRPHQGLLLGRTDVADPLAVAASLDVLAVCLAAGMAVSTAAAATAAVAPPRLARVLRRAADLLALGADPNIAWSRPPDLPPGTHDAQTDAVLRLARRSAASGAALADGIVELAVQVRHDAAQAAAAAAERAGVLIAGPLGLCFLPAFLCVGIVPLVVGLAGDVLQFGLV from the coding sequence ATGGCGTTGTGGCTCGGTGCCGGCCCGTCGGTGGTACGGGCGCGAGCCGGGAGGCCGCCCCGCGCGCATCGGCCACACCAGGGGCTGCTGCTAGGGCGGACGGATGTCGCGGACCCGCTAGCCGTCGCAGCCAGCCTTGACGTGCTGGCCGTGTGTCTGGCTGCGGGGATGGCGGTGTCGACGGCCGCGGCCGCCACCGCTGCGGTCGCGCCGCCGCGGCTGGCGCGCGTGTTGCGCCGGGCCGCCGACCTGCTGGCATTGGGTGCCGACCCCAACATCGCCTGGTCGAGGCCGCCGGATTTGCCGCCGGGCACCCACGATGCGCAGACCGATGCGGTACTGCGGTTGGCACGGCGTTCGGCGGCTTCGGGCGCGGCGCTCGCCGATGGCATTGTCGAACTGGCCGTCCAGGTTCGGCACGACGCCGCACAGGCGGCCGCGGCGGCCGCCGAGCGGGCCGGTGTGCTGATCGCCGGCCCGCTGGGACTGTGCTTCTTACCGGCGTTTCTGTGTGTGGGCATTGTCCCGCTAGTAGTCGGGCTGGCCGGTGATGTCTTGCAGTTTGGCCTGGTATGA
- the PE_PGRS60 gene encoding PE-PGRS family-related protein PE_PGRS60 (Member of the Mycobacterium tuberculosis PE family, PGRS subfamily of ala-, gly-rich proteins) produces MSYVIAAPEALVAAATDLATLGSTIGAANAAAAGSTTALLTAGADEVSAAIAAYSECTARPIRHSVRGRRRSMSGSCRPWPQVGAPMRPPRPPASRRCRARSIC; encoded by the coding sequence ATGTCATATGTGATCGCGGCGCCGGAGGCGCTGGTGGCGGCGGCCACGGATTTGGCTACTCTCGGCTCGACGATCGGCGCCGCCAACGCGGCCGCTGCGGGCTCGACAACGGCGTTGCTGACCGCCGGCGCCGACGAAGTGTCGGCGGCGATAGCGGCCTATTCGGAATGCACGGCCAGACCTATCAGGCACTCAGTGCGCGGGCGGCGGCGTTCCATGAGCGGTTCGTGCAGGCCTTGGCCACAGGTGGGGGCGCCTATGCGGCCGCCGAGGCCGCCAGCGTCTCGCCGCTGCAGAGCGCGCTCGATTTGCTGA